A single window of Longimicrobium sp. DNA harbors:
- a CDS encoding acyl carrier protein, whose translation MADIEAKVKEIIINELGVDAEKVTPEASFVEDLGADSLDTVELVMAFEEEFGMEIPDEEAEKLRTVGDAINYITSNASNG comes from the coding sequence ATGGCGGACATCGAGGCGAAGGTCAAGGAAATCATCATCAACGAGCTGGGCGTCGACGCCGAGAAGGTGACCCCCGAGGCCTCGTTCGTGGAGGACCTTGGCGCTGACTCGCTCGACACGGTGGAGCTGGTGATGGCCTTCGAGGAAGAGTTCGGGATGGAGATTCCCGACGAAGAGGCCGAGAAGCTGCGCACGGTGGGCGACGCCATCAACTACATCACGAGCAACGCCAGCAACGGCTGA
- a CDS encoding RagB/SusD family nutrient uptake outer membrane protein: MTHGTRRRFGMVALGIAAATVAIGACDSGLDPEAPGVVPVPPKHDPAQAAELVAGAVADFECALGAYIVIGGLLGEELIEATETPDRWAYDRRDVQGGEWRYSTSGCESLGVYSPLSTARRHAEEALASLEAWTDEQMPAGANRTALIAQAAAYAGYSYVLLGEGFCSAAVENGPEMFPADFFRLAEQRFGRAIAAATAGSGALMDSIRYMAIVGRARVRLNGGNLVDAAADAMLVPTSFLRSATAAAAPASRQNRVFEQNSHTQSVSVGPSYRNVTVPAVAHGTQFNSPDRRLDVVDSQRTAVDGTRLWEQRKYRGLDAPLPIANGAEARLIEAEVALRLGSLVRAADILYSLRAAAAPWSGRGGESTVEGLTALLIDERRRELFLEGHRLYDVRRFNLELQPATGTAYPKGGVYGNTRCLPMPHLPG; encoded by the coding sequence ATGACCCACGGTACACGACGGCGTTTTGGCATGGTCGCGCTCGGCATTGCCGCCGCGACTGTTGCGATTGGAGCCTGTGATTCGGGGCTCGATCCGGAGGCGCCCGGAGTTGTCCCGGTCCCTCCAAAGCACGACCCTGCGCAGGCCGCGGAGTTGGTGGCTGGAGCCGTCGCCGACTTCGAGTGCGCGCTGGGCGCCTACATCGTCATCGGTGGACTGCTGGGCGAAGAGTTGATCGAAGCGACGGAAACGCCGGACCGGTGGGCGTACGACCGGCGCGACGTTCAGGGCGGCGAATGGCGGTACTCCACTTCCGGCTGCGAGTCGCTGGGCGTGTATTCGCCCCTGTCTACGGCGCGCAGACACGCCGAAGAGGCATTGGCAAGCCTGGAAGCGTGGACCGACGAGCAGATGCCGGCTGGCGCGAACCGCACCGCGCTGATCGCCCAGGCTGCGGCCTACGCGGGGTACTCGTACGTGCTACTGGGCGAGGGGTTTTGCTCGGCGGCAGTGGAGAACGGGCCCGAGATGTTCCCCGCCGACTTCTTCAGGCTGGCGGAGCAGCGATTTGGTCGGGCGATCGCCGCGGCCACCGCGGGGAGCGGCGCATTGATGGACAGCATTCGGTACATGGCGATCGTCGGCCGCGCGCGCGTACGGCTGAACGGCGGAAATCTCGTGGACGCCGCCGCCGATGCCATGCTGGTGCCCACCAGTTTCCTGCGGAGCGCCACGGCCGCGGCAGCGCCTGCCAGCCGTCAGAACCGCGTGTTCGAACAGAACTCCCACACCCAGTCGGTTTCCGTCGGCCCGTCCTACCGAAATGTCACGGTACCGGCCGTAGCCCACGGGACCCAGTTCAATTCACCCGACCGCCGGCTTGACGTAGTGGACAGCCAACGCACGGCCGTGGACGGGACGCGGCTCTGGGAGCAGAGAAAGTACCGCGGCCTGGACGCGCCCCTCCCCATCGCCAACGGAGCCGAGGCGCGGCTGATCGAGGCCGAGGTCGCCTTGCGCCTGGGAAGCCTGGTACGAGCAGCCGATATCCTGTACTCGCTGCGGGCCGCCGCCGCTCCGTGGAGCGGTCGAGGGGGTGAGTCGACCGTCGAAGGTCTTACGGCGCTGCTGATCGACGAGCGCCGTCGCGAGCTGTTCCTGGAGGGGCACCGGCTTTACGACGTGCGCCGGTTCAATCTGGAGCTTCAGCCCGCCACCGGGACGGCATACCCCAAGGGTGGCGTGTACGGCAATACCCGGTGCCTGCCAATGCCGCATCTGCCCGGCTGA
- the fabF gene encoding beta-ketoacyl-ACP synthase II — MNRRVVITGTGLVTPVGLDVQESWAALLGGRSGAGPITQFDASGHAVRFACEAKDFDPGQYIERKEVKRTDRFSQFAIATAVQAMREAGLDDTFQSLDSERFGVIVGSGIGGIHTFEEQHARLLEKGPGRVSPFFVPMFISDIAAGLVSIRYNAKGPNYCTVSACASGAHAVGNAFRSIKHGEADVMLAGGTEASITGLTVAGFANMTALSTRNDSPETASRPFDGTRDGFVLGEGAGMVVMEELEHARARGATIIAEIVGYGQTADAYHITAPAEGGEGAVRAMRAALREAGAGPEAVGYVNAHGTSTPANDKNESAAIKTVLGDARDVIVGSTKSMTGHTLGAAGGVEAVISALVCRHGKIPPTINYTTPDPDCDLNYGTDGATERPVDLALSNSFGFGGHNVCLAFRRFDG, encoded by the coding sequence ATGAATCGCCGAGTCGTGATTACCGGGACCGGCCTCGTCACGCCCGTCGGGCTGGACGTCCAGGAATCTTGGGCGGCCCTGCTCGGCGGGCGTAGCGGTGCCGGCCCCATTACCCAGTTCGATGCATCCGGCCACGCGGTGCGCTTTGCGTGCGAGGCCAAGGACTTCGACCCGGGGCAGTACATCGAGCGCAAGGAAGTGAAGCGCACCGACCGCTTCAGCCAGTTCGCCATCGCCACGGCCGTGCAGGCCATGCGCGAGGCGGGGCTCGACGACACGTTCCAGTCGCTGGATTCCGAGCGCTTCGGAGTAATCGTGGGCAGCGGCATCGGGGGGATCCACACCTTCGAGGAGCAGCACGCCCGGCTGCTGGAGAAGGGCCCCGGCCGCGTGTCGCCCTTCTTCGTGCCCATGTTCATCTCCGACATCGCCGCGGGGCTGGTGTCCATCCGCTACAACGCCAAGGGCCCCAACTACTGCACGGTGTCGGCGTGCGCGTCGGGCGCCCACGCCGTGGGCAACGCTTTCCGCAGCATCAAGCACGGCGAGGCCGACGTGATGCTGGCGGGGGGCACCGAGGCCAGCATCACGGGGCTGACGGTGGCGGGCTTCGCCAACATGACGGCGCTCAGCACCCGCAACGACTCGCCGGAAACGGCCAGCCGCCCGTTCGACGGCACCCGCGACGGTTTCGTGCTGGGCGAGGGCGCGGGGATGGTGGTGATGGAGGAGCTGGAGCACGCCCGCGCGCGCGGCGCCACCATCATCGCCGAGATCGTGGGCTACGGCCAGACGGCGGATGCGTACCACATCACCGCTCCCGCCGAGGGCGGCGAGGGTGCCGTCCGGGCCATGCGCGCGGCGCTGCGGGAGGCCGGCGCCGGGCCGGAGGCGGTGGGCTACGTGAACGCGCACGGCACCAGCACGCCGGCCAACGACAAGAACGAGTCGGCGGCGATCAAGACGGTGCTGGGGGACGCGCGCGACGTGATCGTGGGCTCCACCAAGAGCATGACGGGGCACACGCTGGGTGCGGCCGGCGGTGTGGAGGCCGTGATCAGCGCCCTGGTCTGCCGGCACGGCAAGATTCCGCCGACCATCAACTACACCACGCCGGACCCGGACTGCGACCTGAACTACGGGACAGACGGGGCGACGGAGCGGCCGGTGGATCTGGCGCTCAGCAACTCCTTCGGCTTCGGCGGCCACAACGTCTGCTTGGCGTTCCGCCGCTTCGACGGCTGA
- a CDS encoding murein L,D-transpeptidase catalytic domain-containing protein gives MLRSNLLTIATAAVCIGATGALIDRSERPQPAPAPRAMVAAKLTVRPVVQAPRPATAPAPARAPQPVALQAARAVLNGVGVESGAEKTRVDVALDALGKRVRRQSHPKALRMAFQAYYAYKAENPGKVRKPYLYYVDYGLDNRTPRGYVFDMESLKVVDGPFTVAHGRGSASPAAGRPTRFSNRQGSNATSLGLYLAQETYGFSGTSSGQRYTSVGLRLQGLSGKYNSSARARGVVAHGAPYVTRDRAGRSEGCPAMEQGRARTLLPKIARGGLVFLFSPLDRTWMQEDRWANASVGKSTSRRG, from the coding sequence ATGCTGCGATCCAATCTGCTGACCATCGCCACCGCCGCCGTGTGCATCGGCGCCACCGGTGCCCTGATCGACCGATCGGAACGCCCGCAGCCCGCGCCCGCACCCCGGGCGATGGTCGCGGCCAAGTTGACGGTGAGGCCCGTCGTCCAGGCCCCCCGCCCCGCCACCGCGCCGGCGCCCGCCCGTGCCCCGCAGCCGGTGGCGCTGCAGGCCGCGCGCGCGGTGCTCAACGGTGTGGGCGTGGAGAGCGGCGCCGAAAAGACGCGCGTGGATGTGGCGCTGGATGCGCTGGGCAAGCGCGTCCGCCGCCAGAGCCACCCCAAGGCGCTGCGGATGGCCTTTCAGGCGTACTACGCCTACAAGGCCGAAAACCCCGGCAAGGTGCGCAAGCCGTACCTGTACTACGTGGATTACGGCCTGGACAACCGCACGCCCCGCGGCTACGTGTTCGACATGGAGTCGCTGAAGGTGGTGGACGGCCCCTTCACCGTGGCGCACGGGCGCGGCTCTGCCTCGCCCGCCGCGGGGCGCCCCACGCGGTTCTCCAACCGCCAGGGGAGCAACGCCACCTCGCTGGGGCTGTACCTGGCGCAGGAGACGTACGGGTTCTCCGGCACCTCCAGCGGCCAGCGCTACACCTCGGTGGGGCTGCGCCTGCAGGGCCTGTCTGGCAAGTACAACAGCTCGGCCCGCGCGCGCGGCGTAGTGGCGCACGGCGCCCCGTACGTAACGCGCGACCGCGCCGGCCGCAGCGAGGGCTGCCCCGCCATGGAGCAGGGCCGCGCCCGCACGCTGCTGCCCAAGATCGCCCGCGGCGGCCTGGTGTTCCTGTTCTCGCCGCTGGACCGCACCTGGATGCAGGAAGACCGCTGGGCCAACGCCAGTGTCGGAAAGAGCACCTCCCGCCGGGGCTGA
- a CDS encoding heme-binding protein, producing MTNDKQPDRRTRQFAEVVPPQPTHLAKVSNRGAPPPPDLGPLEQLLGVWRAKGTGWNMIALPFQKAPPPPAGFKFRLLMNQYDEELRFTFVDDDVPNRGLKRPGSPDSDQFVVTLDYQQKIAQVAAEDRPDSGGLAGKPGLPIHHEPGLWLYEKNRRSKEDQIINGEVSEVELDVARLASIPHGNSVLALGRSALHKGMPPIPPVSGLPSGRFEDVNSPDYDFKTDPYLEPYKHYIDHPFMGNVMMPGFPGFSPADMNQILRFANQGVKIVRTTTLTVDTAQKSGGIRNVPFSVREAEPVSMKATFWIQELAEKDDTGKPKLRLQYSQVVMLDFFRPREDELPGRVAWPHISIATLEKMPADYVLVQG from the coding sequence ATGACCAACGACAAGCAGCCTGACCGCCGGACCCGCCAGTTTGCCGAAGTTGTTCCCCCACAGCCCACGCACCTGGCAAAAGTGAGCAATCGTGGGGCCCCGCCGCCGCCGGACCTGGGGCCGCTCGAACAACTGCTGGGCGTCTGGAGGGCAAAGGGCACAGGCTGGAACATGATCGCTCTACCCTTTCAAAAGGCTCCGCCGCCGCCCGCGGGATTCAAGTTCCGACTGCTGATGAATCAATACGATGAAGAACTCCGATTCACCTTCGTTGACGACGATGTTCCCAACCGAGGGTTGAAGAGACCCGGCAGTCCCGATTCCGACCAGTTCGTCGTCACACTCGATTACCAGCAGAAGATTGCCCAGGTCGCGGCGGAAGACCGGCCTGACAGTGGAGGCCTTGCGGGGAAGCCGGGACTGCCGATCCATCACGAACCCGGGTTGTGGTTGTATGAAAAAAACCGCAGGTCCAAGGAGGACCAGATCATCAACGGCGAAGTTTCTGAAGTGGAACTCGATGTCGCGCGGCTTGCTTCGATCCCACACGGTAATTCTGTTCTTGCCCTGGGCCGCTCAGCGCTCCACAAGGGCATGCCGCCGATCCCGCCCGTGAGCGGGCTGCCCTCGGGTCGCTTCGAGGACGTCAACTCTCCGGACTACGACTTCAAAACGGACCCGTATCTCGAGCCGTACAAGCATTACATCGACCATCCTTTCATGGGAAATGTCATGATGCCGGGATTCCCTGGATTCAGTCCGGCTGACATGAACCAGATTCTTCGTTTCGCGAACCAGGGGGTGAAGATCGTTCGGACGACAACGTTGACCGTGGATACGGCCCAGAAGAGCGGCGGGATCAGGAACGTCCCGTTCTCGGTTCGAGAAGCAGAGCCGGTCAGCATGAAGGCTACGTTCTGGATTCAGGAACTCGCCGAGAAGGATGACACTGGAAAGCCGAAGTTGCGGCTGCAATATTCCCAGGTTGTCATGCTGGACTTCTTCCGTCCCCGCGAGGACGAGTTGCCAGGGCGAGTCGCGTGGCCGCACATCAGCATCGCCACCTTGGAGAAGATGCCGGCGGACTATGTGCTCGTGCAGGGGTAG
- a CDS encoding excinuclease ABC subunit UvrA gives MAIDQHPADSHDLIRVQGARENNLKDVSVQIPKRRLTVFTGVSGSGKSSLVFGTIAAESQRMINETYSAFVQGFMPTLSRPEVDLLDGLTTAIIVDQERIGANPRSTVGTVTDANAMLRILFSRLGDPQIGPPSAFSFNVPSVRASGAITVERGEGKTKAEKVVFNRLGGMCPRCEGMGSVNDIDRAALYDDSKSLNEGALTIPGYSMEGWYGRIFRGCGYFDPDKPIRDYGKKELHDLLYREPTKIKIDGINLTYSGLIPSIQKSYLSKDVEAMQPHIRAFVERAVTFTTCPECGGTRLAESARSSRIRGINIADACSMQISDLADWVRGLNEASVAPLLAGLQHLLDSFAEIGLGYLSLDRPSGTLSGGEAQRTKMIRHLGSSLTDVTYVFDEPTTGLHPHDVQRMNDLLLRLRDKGNTVLVVEHEPETIEIADHVIDLGPGAGTAGGEVVFQGTVDGLRASGTLTGRHLGDRASLKPAVRTPTGKLQIRGATRHNLKDVSVDIPLGVLVVVTGVAGSGKSSLIHGSVPASAGVVSVDQAPIKGSRRSNPATYTGLLEPIRKAFAKANGVKPALFSANSEGACPTCNGAGVIYTDLAMMAGVATVCEECGGKRFQAQVLEYRFGGKDISEVLSMPVSEAAEFFGSGPAKTPAAHAILARMADVGLGYLSLGQPLTTLSGGERQRLKLATHMGDKGGIYVLDEPTTGLHLADVENLLGLLDRLVDAGKSVMVIEHHQAVMAHADWIIDLGPGAGHDGGRIVFEGTPADLVAAPSTLTGEHLARYVGSRAEAVLSR, from the coding sequence ATGGCCATCGACCAGCATCCCGCGGACAGCCACGACCTGATCCGCGTGCAGGGCGCGCGCGAGAACAACCTCAAGGACGTCAGCGTCCAGATCCCCAAGCGCCGGCTGACCGTGTTCACCGGCGTCTCGGGCTCGGGCAAGAGTTCGCTGGTGTTCGGGACGATCGCGGCCGAGTCGCAGCGGATGATCAACGAGACGTACAGCGCCTTCGTGCAGGGCTTCATGCCCACGCTGTCGCGGCCGGAGGTGGACCTGCTCGACGGGCTGACGACGGCCATCATCGTGGACCAGGAGCGCATCGGCGCCAACCCCCGCTCCACGGTCGGCACGGTGACGGATGCCAACGCCATGCTGCGCATCCTGTTCAGCCGGCTGGGGGATCCGCAGATCGGCCCGCCGAGCGCCTTCTCCTTCAACGTCCCCTCCGTGCGGGCGAGCGGCGCCATCACCGTGGAGCGCGGCGAGGGGAAGACGAAGGCCGAGAAGGTGGTGTTCAACCGCCTGGGCGGCATGTGCCCGCGGTGCGAGGGGATGGGCTCCGTCAACGACATCGACCGGGCGGCGCTGTACGACGACAGCAAGTCGCTGAACGAGGGCGCGCTCACCATCCCCGGCTACAGCATGGAGGGCTGGTACGGCCGCATCTTCCGCGGCTGCGGCTACTTCGACCCCGACAAGCCCATCCGCGACTACGGCAAGAAGGAGCTGCACGACCTTCTCTACCGCGAGCCGACCAAGATCAAGATCGACGGCATCAACCTCACGTATTCGGGGCTGATCCCCTCCATCCAGAAGTCGTACCTGTCCAAGGACGTCGAGGCGATGCAGCCGCACATCCGCGCCTTCGTGGAGCGCGCGGTCACGTTCACCACCTGTCCCGAATGCGGCGGCACCCGGCTGGCCGAGTCTGCCCGGTCGTCGCGCATCCGGGGGATCAACATCGCCGACGCCTGCTCGATGCAGATCAGCGACCTGGCCGATTGGGTGCGCGGACTGAACGAGGCGTCCGTAGCGCCACTCCTGGCCGGGCTGCAGCACCTGCTGGATTCGTTCGCGGAGATCGGGCTGGGCTACCTGTCGCTGGACCGGCCATCGGGGACGCTTTCGGGCGGCGAGGCGCAGCGGACGAAGATGATCCGCCACCTGGGATCGTCGCTCACCGACGTCACCTACGTCTTCGACGAGCCCACCACTGGCCTGCACCCGCATGACGTCCAGCGGATGAACGACCTGCTGCTGCGGCTGCGCGACAAGGGAAACACGGTGCTGGTGGTGGAGCACGAGCCGGAAACCATCGAAATCGCCGACCACGTGATCGACCTGGGGCCCGGCGCGGGCACGGCCGGCGGCGAGGTGGTGTTCCAGGGCACCGTCGACGGGCTGCGGGCCAGCGGCACCCTCACCGGCCGCCACCTGGGCGACCGCGCGTCGCTCAAGCCGGCGGTGCGCACGCCGACCGGAAAGCTGCAGATCCGCGGCGCCACGCGGCACAACCTCAAGGACGTGTCCGTCGACATCCCGCTGGGGGTGCTCGTGGTCGTCACCGGGGTGGCGGGCTCGGGCAAGAGCTCGCTGATCCACGGCTCCGTCCCTGCGTCAGCGGGCGTGGTGTCGGTGGACCAGGCGCCCATCAAGGGATCGCGGCGCAGCAACCCCGCCACGTACACGGGGCTGCTGGAGCCCATCCGCAAGGCGTTCGCGAAGGCCAACGGGGTGAAGCCGGCGCTCTTCAGCGCCAACTCCGAGGGCGCCTGCCCCACCTGCAACGGCGCGGGCGTCATCTACACCGACCTGGCGATGATGGCCGGCGTGGCGACGGTCTGCGAGGAGTGCGGCGGCAAGCGGTTCCAGGCGCAGGTGCTGGAGTACCGGTTCGGCGGCAAAGACATCAGCGAGGTGCTGTCGATGCCGGTGAGCGAGGCGGCGGAGTTCTTTGGGTCCGGCCCGGCGAAGACCCCGGCGGCGCACGCCATCCTGGCCCGGATGGCGGACGTGGGGCTCGGCTACCTGTCGCTCGGCCAGCCGCTGACCACGCTCTCCGGCGGCGAGCGGCAGCGGCTGAAGTTGGCCACGCACATGGGCGACAAGGGCGGCATCTACGTGCTTGACGAGCCGACCACGGGGCTGCACCTGGCGGACGTGGAGAACCTGCTGGGGCTGCTGGACCGGCTGGTGGACGCCGGCAAGTCGGTGATGGTCATCGAGCACCACCAGGCCGTGATGGCGCACGCCGACTGGATCATCGACCTCGGCCCCGGCGCCGGCCACGACGGCGGCCGCATCGTCTTCGAGGGCACGCCGGCGGACCTAGTGGCGGCGCCGTCCACGCTCACCGGCGAGCACCTGGCCAGATATGTGGGCAGCCGGGCCGAGGCGGTTCTGTCGCGCTGA
- a CDS encoding helix-turn-helix transcriptional regulator gives MAESPNDRITRAIERALSEGPFTIQQLAVEAGVSYDTLYSWVRGRRVPRSENVRQLASGLTKRSDLLRELADALNHAVESENR, from the coding sequence GTGGCCGAATCGCCGAACGACAGGATCACGCGTGCAATCGAACGTGCGCTATCGGAGGGGCCGTTCACGATCCAGCAGCTTGCTGTTGAAGCTGGAGTCAGCTACGACACGCTTTACTCCTGGGTAAGGGGACGTCGTGTACCGCGCTCGGAGAACGTTCGGCAACTTGCAAGCGGCCTGACCAAGCGATCGGACCTGCTGCGCGAACTCGCAGACGCTTTGAATCATGCTGTAGAATCGGAGAACCGCTGA
- a CDS encoding PAS domain-containing sensor histidine kinase, producing the protein MTVPEKPRPQRMTPLGVLRSVSETEAADFASGPASVLEGSGLYRLLVDSVVDYAIFALDAGGHILSWNAGAQRLKGYTPDEIIGKHFTIFYPPEDVARGKTDIELEIATRDGRVEDEGWRVRKDGTRFWANVVITALRDSDGTLVGFAKVTRDLTERRAAEQALRLSEERFRTLVQGVRDYAIFMLDTQGRVASWNEGAQRINGYAAGEIMGRHFSTFYPAEDVAAGKTEMELEVAVRDGKYEEEGWRVRKDGSHFWAHVLITALRDFEGRLVGFAKVTRDLTERKAAQEREIADARRITEIETASRTKSEFLAAMSHELRTPINATLGYADLLEMEIAGPVTDQQREYLKRIRGSQQHLLRIVNDLLNYSRIEAGQVEYDITPFSLHAAVEAVLAMVEPLALAKGIILKHGPCPEGIVAMADMGKTEQIVLNLLSNAVKFTPHGGRVTAGCGMQDGVPCVTVSDTGPGIPAEHQHSIFQPFVQLGRSLTSGHEGTGLGLAISRDLARAMGGEIILRSEPGEGATFILTLPPEA; encoded by the coding sequence ATGACGGTTCCTGAAAAGCCCCGCCCGCAACGCATGACGCCATTGGGCGTACTGCGGTCGGTGTCGGAAACCGAGGCAGCGGATTTCGCCAGCGGCCCCGCGTCTGTCCTGGAGGGGAGCGGACTGTACCGCCTGCTGGTGGACAGCGTGGTGGACTACGCCATTTTCGCGCTCGACGCGGGGGGCCACATCCTCAGCTGGAACGCCGGTGCGCAGCGCCTCAAGGGCTACACGCCAGACGAGATCATCGGCAAGCACTTCACCATCTTCTATCCCCCCGAAGACGTGGCGCGGGGAAAGACGGACATCGAGCTAGAGATCGCCACGCGAGACGGCCGGGTGGAGGACGAGGGATGGCGGGTGCGGAAAGACGGCACCCGCTTCTGGGCCAACGTGGTGATCACGGCGCTCCGCGACTCCGACGGCACCCTGGTGGGGTTCGCGAAGGTCACCCGCGACCTCACGGAGCGGCGCGCGGCCGAGCAGGCGCTGCGCCTGAGCGAAGAACGCTTCCGCACCCTGGTTCAGGGCGTACGCGACTATGCCATCTTCATGCTCGACACGCAGGGCCGGGTCGCCAGCTGGAACGAGGGAGCGCAGCGGATCAACGGCTACGCCGCGGGCGAAATCATGGGCCGCCACTTCTCTACGTTCTACCCCGCCGAAGACGTCGCCGCCGGCAAGACGGAGATGGAGCTGGAGGTCGCGGTCCGGGACGGGAAGTACGAAGAAGAGGGGTGGCGGGTGCGGAAGGACGGGTCCCACTTCTGGGCTCACGTCCTGATCACCGCGCTGCGCGACTTCGAGGGGCGCCTGGTGGGATTCGCGAAGGTTACGCGCGACCTTACGGAGCGCAAGGCGGCGCAGGAGCGGGAGATCGCCGACGCGCGGCGCATCACCGAGATCGAGACCGCCAGCCGCACCAAGAGCGAGTTCCTGGCGGCGATGAGCCACGAGCTGCGCACGCCCATCAACGCCACGCTGGGATACGCCGACCTGCTGGAGATGGAGATCGCCGGCCCCGTCACCGACCAGCAGCGGGAGTACCTGAAGCGGATCCGTGGGAGCCAGCAGCACCTGCTCCGCATCGTCAACGACCTGCTGAACTACAGCCGCATCGAGGCGGGGCAGGTGGAGTACGACATCACGCCGTTTTCCCTGCACGCGGCGGTCGAAGCGGTGCTGGCGATGGTGGAGCCGCTGGCCCTGGCCAAGGGAATCATCCTGAAGCACGGCCCCTGTCCGGAGGGGATCGTGGCGATGGCGGACATGGGAAAGACGGAGCAGATCGTGCTCAACCTGCTCTCCAACGCCGTCAAGTTCACGCCCCACGGCGGGCGGGTCACGGCCGGCTGCGGCATGCAGGACGGCGTGCCGTGCGTAACGGTCTCCGACACGGGCCCCGGGATTCCGGCGGAGCACCAGCACTCCATCTTTCAGCCGTTCGTGCAGCTGGGCCGTTCGCTCACCAGCGGACACGAGGGAACGGGGCTGGGGCTGGCGATCAGCCGCGACCTGGCCCGTGCCATGGGCGGCGAGATCATCCTGCGCAGCGAGCCGGGAGAGGGCGCCACGTTCATCCTGACGCTGCCCCCGGAAGCGTAA
- a CDS encoding flavin monoamine oxidase family protein: MPAPHGQSIPQSADLLIVGAGIAGLYCAWRYLEKNPKHRVVIVERLNRTGGRLQTDLVELNAADGRSVIVRDEEGGMRFNYDMAELMALFNTLELCDQIVPFPMSGNNNRYLFRGRGFTHEHATQHPEVWSELFRLTSEEQNQQPVTLLEEAYHRVLQANGAEPPEHPTPEFWQKLRIEFKWKDTPLRCWQLWGLLRDMGHSEECCAMLAQTLGFEGPFWSTMNAGEAFQLMEDFPQNPIYYTFEEGYGTLTNALVQRVEGKQGQILVSTNVDALVEHEGGGFEAQLTLAPEYAAASATTPGGTKATVRAPRIILAVARRSLETLFATSPVLNQRHSTDRKKQERADQLWNDLQTATEQRLLKINLYFERSWWQELDVPLAYGPSFTDLPVNAVYPFYSLRGVEEDRKATDPPSPDLPAALTIYCDWDNTNFWQGLQSVGEMFDSPEQTKHNHANPQTMFAASKAVVAEALRLIGELYGTPQVPQPILTSYRLWDGQSDFGYAVHQWGLEARDDQVIPRLVEPFDGIYTCNEAYSDMQGWVNGTLRSADLVLQKFDIDPLVNSAQRCVAPPMPAAAHGPRVSGLWGMTVRPARGAS; encoded by the coding sequence ATGCCCGCACCACACGGACAATCCATTCCTCAGAGCGCGGACCTCCTCATTGTGGGTGCCGGAATCGCGGGCCTGTACTGCGCCTGGCGCTACCTGGAGAAAAACCCCAAACACCGCGTCGTGATTGTTGAACGGCTGAACCGGACGGGGGGACGCCTGCAGACGGATCTGGTGGAACTGAACGCTGCCGATGGCCGCTCTGTCATCGTGCGTGACGAGGAGGGCGGGATGCGCTTCAACTACGACATGGCGGAGTTGATGGCGCTGTTCAACACGTTGGAGTTGTGCGACCAGATCGTCCCATTCCCCATGTCCGGGAACAACAACCGGTACCTGTTCCGCGGCCGGGGTTTCACGCACGAACACGCGACGCAGCATCCCGAGGTCTGGAGCGAGCTGTTCCGCCTGACATCCGAGGAGCAGAACCAGCAGCCGGTGACCCTGCTCGAGGAGGCGTATCATCGCGTGCTGCAGGCCAACGGTGCCGAGCCACCCGAGCACCCCACACCGGAGTTCTGGCAGAAGCTGCGCATCGAGTTCAAATGGAAAGACACCCCGCTCCGCTGCTGGCAGTTGTGGGGGCTGCTGCGCGACATGGGCCACAGCGAAGAGTGCTGCGCCATGCTCGCACAGACCCTGGGCTTCGAAGGGCCGTTCTGGTCCACCATGAACGCCGGTGAAGCGTTCCAGCTCATGGAAGACTTTCCGCAGAACCCCATCTACTACACCTTCGAAGAGGGCTACGGCACCCTGACCAACGCGCTCGTGCAGCGGGTGGAGGGGAAGCAGGGGCAGATCCTCGTAAGCACGAACGTCGACGCGCTCGTGGAGCACGAGGGCGGCGGCTTCGAGGCGCAGCTTACCCTGGCACCGGAATACGCGGCCGCGTCAGCGACCACCCCGGGCGGCACCAAGGCCACGGTCCGTGCGCCGCGGATCATCCTGGCCGTGGCCCGCCGGTCGCTGGAGACGCTCTTTGCGACGTCTCCGGTGCTGAACCAGCGCCACAGCACGGACCGGAAGAAGCAGGAGCGGGCCGACCAGCTCTGGAACGATCTGCAGACCGCCACCGAGCAGCGGCTGCTGAAGATCAACCTGTACTTCGAGCGGTCGTGGTGGCAGGAACTGGACGTGCCCCTGGCCTACGGCCCCTCGTTCACGGACCTGCCGGTGAACGCGGTCTATCCTTTCTATTCGCTGCGCGGGGTAGAAGAGGACCGCAAGGCCACGGACCCCCCATCCCCGGATCTGCCGGCGGCGTTGACCATCTACTGCGACTGGGACAACACCAACTTCTGGCAGGGGCTGCAGAGCGTGGGCGAGATGTTCGATTCGCCTGAGCAGACCAAGCACAATCACGCGAACCCGCAGACGATGTTCGCCGCGTCCAAGGCGGTGGTAGCCGAGGCGCTGCGCCTGATCGGCGAATTGTACGGCACGCCCCAGGTGCCGCAGCCCATCCTGACCAGCTACCGCCTATGGGATGGCCAGAGCGATTTCGGGTACGCCGTGCACCAGTGGGGCCTGGAGGCCAGGGACGACCAGGTGATTCCGCGCCTGGTGGAGCCATTCGACGGGATCTACACCTGCAACGAGGCGTATTCCGACATGCAGGGCTGGGTCAATGGTACGCTGCGCTCGGCCGACCTGGTGCTGCAGAAGTTCGACATCGACCCGCTCGTCAACAGCGCGCAGCGGTGCGTGGCGCCTCCGATGCCGGCCGCGGCGCACGGCCCGCGCGTGAGTGGCCTGTGGGGCATGACCGTGCGCCCCGCGCGTGGGGCGAGTTGA